From one Myxococcales bacterium genomic stretch:
- a CDS encoding sugar ABC transporter permease, translating to MSERRAPIVLRYLGPPIGLALIVWAAPLAYALALSFTDAGPGGAGQLIGPSNYLRLLGDPLFGRAILASLLFACGAVVLQVGLGFGLALTALESPRRKLLVTLLLLMPWTLSDIAVALVWHEFLGEEGGLLNWLLAQLSLGPLPWKTHAGFAFGALWIATLWHGLALSALLQLAGLASLPNHLLAAARLDGASRLMMLRHILLPHQRRMLGANALLVWMGAMVSFTLPFALTGGGPLRATELVALFTYRTAFGGRMELGYASALGMVILALYAVFAAMYLRLRRPA from the coding sequence ATGAGCGAGCGCCGCGCGCCGATCGTCCTTCGCTACCTGGGGCCGCCGATCGGGCTGGCCCTGATCGTCTGGGCGGCGCCGCTGGCTTACGCCCTGGCGTTGTCGTTTACCGACGCCGGACCGGGCGGCGCGGGCCAACTGATCGGCCCGTCCAATTACCTCCGCCTGCTCGGCGATCCGCTGTTCGGCCGGGCGATCCTGGCCAGCCTGTTGTTCGCCTGCGGCGCGGTCGTGCTGCAGGTCGGCCTCGGATTCGGCCTGGCGCTGACGGCGCTCGAATCGCCCCGACGAAAGCTGCTGGTGACCTTGCTGCTCCTGATGCCGTGGACCTTGTCGGACATCGCGGTGGCGCTGGTCTGGCACGAGTTTCTCGGCGAGGAGGGCGGCCTGTTGAACTGGCTGCTAGCCCAACTGTCGCTCGGGCCGTTGCCGTGGAAAACGCACGCCGGCTTCGCGTTCGGCGCCTTGTGGATCGCCACGCTCTGGCACGGGCTGGCGCTGTCGGCCCTGTTGCAACTGGCCGGTCTGGCCTCGCTGCCGAACCACCTGCTCGCGGCGGCGCGGCTGGACGGCGCCTCGCGCCTGATGATGCTGCGCCACATCCTGTTGCCGCATCAGCGGCGGATGCTGGGCGCCAACGCGCTGCTGGTCTGGATGGGCGCGATGGTTTCCTTCACCCTGCCGTTCGCCTTGACCGGCGGCGGGCCGTTGCGCGCCACGGAACTGGTGGCGTTGTTCACCTATCGCACGGCCTTCGGCGGCCGGATGGAACTGGGCTACGCTTCGGCGCTGGGAATGGTCATTCTGGCGCTGTACGCGGTGTTCGCGGCGATGTACCTGCGCCTGCGGAGGCCGGCATGA